The Mustela nigripes isolate SB6536 chromosome X, MUSNIG.SB6536, whole genome shotgun sequence genomic sequence GTAATGTTTTGATgcctgatacatttttttctctatctgaCACAACCTTCAAGAAGAAATGCTATCTATTTCAATGTAGTTCGTAGAACAAAACATAATTTCTATAcaataaataatgattttctcatttttcaaatggaaaaataaactaaaacccAAAATGAGTGTATCTCTGCATGGCCAGTCTCTTCAGTGTATAAATGACGgcacagaaaagagaataaagagagtTAAATTAGAAAGGTAAACTAAAGTAAGATTCTAGTATTGGACCAAGGAGTGTGTCACAGGAagtcatcaaatatttttaagcttgAAAATATCATAATCATAGGAAAGATTAGGAGTtagaaagatattaaaattagGGAGATTATTTAGAAGCCAATGCAGGCATTCTCTAAATggaaatggatgtcaaaagatgTTTCTAAGGTAGTAGCAAGAAGACTCGGATGCCAATCTGCTAATGTGATTTAAGGCAAGTGGTGTTGACAGTTTTGAGGTTTCTATCCTGAACACAGGAATATAGGAGGAGAATCATCTCTAGTAGGAAAGGGTGAATATTTGGATTTTCGGTATCTTTGGGATATGCAGGAAATATGAGTCTAGACCAGAAGTTGGTCTAAATCCTGCCAGCtgcctatttttataaagttttactggaatatAGCCACACTTATTTCTTCAAGTACTTTTTATAACTGCTTTTATGCTGCAAGTAGTTAGGACAGAGTTCTTTTGCCTCCAAAGTCTCAAATGATTACCACCTGGCcctttacataaaaaaaaattttctgaccTTCATATTCTAGTTCAGGAGCGTCTGGATTAGGAGATGCAgaatcttgggggtggggggttgcttTTTCCTGTTCTTGAATATTCCACctctgggaggggcggggccccTGAAGTGGAATAAACCATTATGGTGGGGTGGAGAGTGGGGGGTTAAAGTTTTTGCACTTGATTATATTTCGTACTTGATTATATATTTCTGACCACTACTGTTGTTTCCCGCCTTTGATGACTTTCAACAATGTGGCAGGTTCTCTTATGTCCTGAAGTTTGAGAGGGACTTTCCTCAtgctttccttcccacccccactgtcTCTGGAAGTTGGAACAGTCCCAGGGTAAAGCCTGGAGGGTTGGCCCCAAGACTTCCTTTCCTCCGAGCCCCTAGAGGAAGAGAGGTGcgctttctttttttggtaagttaGTCAAGCGTCATAGGTCCACACCTCCACTAACACCAGCTAGGGAAGTGAGGCCTGGTGAGAAGTGTACTATGGCGGGAAGGCCGGTCGGGGTAAGGTGGGGTGTCTTTATGAGGGTCCGAGGAGGGTgaggtggggcggggcagggcagggagataAGATGGGAAGAGactgaggggggaggggcaaaaggggaCGGGAAAGAGCAACTAGTTGATTCATCCCACAGAACCAGCCAACCCTCTAACGCCCTCGGCCATCATGGCCTTGAAACCTGACGATGCCAGCAGTGGGTTCCAGCACAACAATGTTGTGGCCTTCATCAATGAGAAGATGGGCGGGCACACAAAAGGCCCTGAGTTCTACCTCGAGAATATAGCCCTGTCCTGGGAGGCGGTGGAGAACAAGCTCAGGGACATCCTAGACGACAACGCGGTGCCCAGTGAGGCCAAAGATGCCTGTGCCTGGAGCAGCCTGGCCCTAGGTATGCGCTTTGCCTGCAGGCAGAGCCAGTTACATGGGTGCAGGGTGCACTGGCTGCAGAACTTCACCAAACTGCACAAGTCCGCTGCACAGGCCCTGGCCTCAGACCTAAAGGAGCACACAGCGCAGCAGGAGATGGAGCGCAGGGAGGCAGCCTTCAGGCTGCGGCAGACACAAGCAAACCTGGCAGAGATGCAAAAGGAAAGGGACCTCCTGAGGTGGAAGCTCCTCCGGGCTGTAAGATTACCTCTATTGGTCCCTGCCCCATCTCCTGGCCCCatttccctgccccaccctctcGCTGCCCCCAGAATAGGTCTTAATCCTGCCTACTTTTCTCCAGGAGCTGGAGTCTCCACGGAAGCAGGAGTGGGTCCAGGTCGCAGAGGAATCAGATCTGGCCACTGCCAGTGGGGCTGAaacagaaagagcacacaaggaggaagaggaggcaggagctgctgctgcttctgctacAGTTGCTGGCaccacaggaagaggaagaagaagacaaaaggaTGTGGAAGGAACAGAGGCCACCAAGAAGCTGGGCAGAGGCTTTGTGCAACCTCCTGGAGCTGAGGAGCAGAAAAATTACACctctggtgggcagagggagggagatctCAGGTCAGTGGAAACAACCATGTTTTATTTCCCTGGAACCCTCCAGCCTGCATCCAGAGTCTCACCCTCACCCCTTcctgtccagctccctgcttcatTCACATACTCCTACTCATGCCCCTCATCCCCCTTCCCACCTGCGCCCACACCATCCCCACCAGCAGCAACATGCACAGCAAGAGCTCCATCTCAGACATCTCCCAACAGGAAGCCCTCTGACGTTAGCTTGTGTTCTGATGTGGGGTCCCAGGGAACAGACCCTCAAGAATCCCAAAGAGACAGGAGAGACTCCGAACCCCATCAGCAGAGAAGACCTCCCATATTTCGAAGGCCTGGGGATTGGGACTGCCCTTGGTGTAAAGCTGTGAATTTTTCAAGGAGGGAAATTTGCTTCCGCTGTGGGAGGGGAATCTGGCTGCAAAGCCCTCAGTAAATTCAGAAATGTGAAGTAGAACAGAAAATCCCAATGGGAAATCAATtttcagagggaaggggagaagtagGGGAGGGTTTGGGAAGAGTGGGGGTGTAGGGAGGGTGGGCAAATGGGGCAAGGTGGTTGTGAGGGAGGTGGAAAagtgggctgggaggtggggtaTGGGGTGGTGTCTGGGGAGGGTGAAGATGGGGTAGCTATTGGGATAAAACATAGAGGAAGTCTTATTTTGATGAACTTTTTTGTGTTCCAGAGCTTTAGCATTCCACACCCCAGAAGCACCATAGCTTCTTAGTATatgtctccctccccaaccctagTATCTGGTGGGTCTGAGTAGCCATGTATATGACAACATACCCTATCCCCACCTAGGCTATATATGATTGGAGCAGGAGGGGACACCTGACCTATCCTGAGCCAAACAGGTCTCACATTAGAGAATCTGAACCGAGAGGCAGATTCCATAGTCAGGATGGTGTTGGGTAAGGAAACAGTGGGTTATTTGGAGTTGGGGCCAAGGCCTGGTCCTGGTTGTCAGGGAGCAGAACTGTGTGCTTTATAGAAGCCAAGTATCTTTTAGAGGATGCCAGAATGTGGTCCCAGGCAGCAGACAAGCACAGAGAAGCAGGATAGGAGTTGATCCTGCAACCTCAGAGATGGAAGATCTGTGGCATGACCACTTTTCCACTTCTACAATTGTGCTACATGAAAATACACTCTACACAAATCCCCTTTTCTTTAAGCTAACTTGAGCAGGTTCCTGTTCTGGGCATCCAGGTTATTTCCAAGTCAGAAATTGGCACTAGAAGAATAGTTGCAAACCACAAACAGTCAAAATGTTGGAAGTAGCTGGGAAGGAGTATCATAGGGTTATGGGTAGTGAGGATTCCTGTATCCCAAGAGTATTCAGGAATGAACTGGACAGGAAGCTTGCTCATGTTCTGATCAAGTTATAGTGTGAGACATGATCCAAACAGGCCTGTAGTTAACCCTGGGCTTACAACACAGCAGAGATTTGCCACCCCTAAGAAAATCCTTTAGGTCTGCAAACGGGACACCAGCACCAGTTGCGGACAAGGACTGCTATGACTGTCTAGATCCACAATAGAACACTCCCCAATCTCAGTGGCAGAACTGGAAACTCCTGCCACTGCCAAAGAGGTGAGTCAGCAACTGCTAGTGCCCAGAGGGTTTACTGGTTTAGACCACGGACCAAAGTGTGGTGCCATCCTGAGGGATTCTCTGTCCCAACCCACCACCAGAATAATAGCAGGAAGGGCAATCTGGCTACAAAGGCCTTAGTGAATTCAGAAATGTAAAGTAGAACATATCCCAGTGGAAATCAATTTCCAGAGGGGGAGTATACCCAgaaagggggatggggaggattGTCGGTCTCCCCTCTTATGACTATAAGCTGTATTGAGTATGGCTAAGTGTTATTGAGTATAATAAATGTATGGTTTAGCTCACTGGTGGAAGGATGGTGAGGTGTCACACCTGGACCAGACCAAGAAAACTGGAGGAGCCTTGGACATTACTTGGGGACTGTGGACCTAGAAACAGAAACTGTCATGGGCTCGGGATATCTCTGCAGCATCTGGACATGACTTTAAGGCATCTCATTTGGGAACAGATACAGATAATCATTTTCAATTTTGGGGCCAGACCCCTAGATAGTTATCAAAGGGCCTGTACTTGTCAGAAATATTCTTGGACTTGTTTAAATTCTTCTACAGCAGGTTTTCACAACCTCAGTACTCTTGATGCTTTGGGCTAGATACGTGTTTCAggggactgtcctgtgcatttAGGATGTTTGGCCAAATCCCTAGCCTCTACACATTAGATGGCAGTAGCACCTACACTTCCATTTGGACAACTGAACATGTCTCCTGATACTATAACATGTCCACTGGAGGGCAAAATCACCCCTGGTTGGGAACAAAATCCTTAGGGGTAGTCAGAACAGGGGGAAGAGAGCACATGCTCAGCAGTGCCCAGGGCTTCAGGGGAGGCCCTAAGGAGGAGAAAAAGTGATTTTTGAGCAGATatgggtaggggaggggcagaaaccAAACTGCAAGAACCAGGGACTAAGTGGGAAGCAAAGCACAGTCCTGAGAGAGGTTCTTGGACTTCTGATGGTGAAGAAAAGAAGTCAGGTAGGATACAGGACTGAGAGATAAAAACGTTCTTTTGAATATGGGAGAAAGCTGAGGAGAAAGCTGAGGAAAACTTCAAACTTCAAAGTACAGGAAATTTGTAAAAGAAGGGAATAGACCCTGTGTACTGTTTTGGTGGCACATCCAATGTActgttcaataaaaaaatatgtttgtaagaaacaaaacccccaaagtTCTCCaagtgtacatatgtatatgtatattatagatTTAATGTGTGCATTATGTTATAGATTGGTGTTTGAAAAAGCATAGGAAAGTCTggaaaaacttgtttttttctattcaaaaaatggaataatatggGGCATTAGGATGAAGGGCTTCTACTTTATGTATTTCTATGTtgtgaaaataaatgttcatagatacaaaaaaaaattaaaggatgtgAATTTGTTGACTTGAATGGGTTTGGAAAAGCCACCTCTTCCtttgggaaaggagaagaggaaagcagacaCAGATCTATGTGGCAAAAAGATGGGAAATGAAGAGGGTTCCCTCATGTGTCCTTTAGACAAGACACCTAAGAATGAGGACAGAAGgtctgggtgggtgggtgagggggCTTCTGGGCAATGGCATATTTAGAAATATGGCATATTTAGGAGGAGGTGGGGAGTTGGAGGGAGGAAAGGATCATCAAGCTGCACAGAGTATCCAATTAGGATAGGACCCaactgaaagaaaaccaaaagggaGGGCAATTGGGGAGCCTAGCAAGGTCACTGGAAAGGAAGGTAAGTAGTTCTAGGAGGAGTACCAGACATAAATCTCTGGTGTTGTAacttgttttcataatttatttttctcaagaagaGACTCGGTCAGTTTGTTTGGATTTAGGATTTATGTTTGGTAAGATTTAGGAAAAAGGCtgatattttcataatttcatgCATTAtagccatttttaagttttttctctatatgtccaaaggaaagaatttgataaattagaattaattctatttttatcacTAAATATCCTCAACAAACCTAACAGAGGTGATCTGACTCAGCCTTTGAGCCTTCAGGCTAGCATGCTTAGTGACATGGGTAGCTAAAGAATAAGACAGCTTTAAAAATGATGGTTCTGGAAGAAAGACTCAACTCGAATGGACAAGGGAAGGGGATGAAAATTTCACAGGGGCCAATGTCTTGCTCAAAAGCAGTGATTTTTACCTCTGTAAAAACGATAATGATGCTCTCTGGGCTTGCATTTGAGGTAATGGCAGGCAAAGTAGTGAAAGGGAATGACCAGGGAAGTTACTTCTGACTTCCCTCTCTCTACTCTTTCTAATGACCTATCCACACTCTGGGAAGTCAAACATGGCTACACATTTCTCTAAAACAATGGAAAGTAAAAGTAACTCAAaccataattaaattttaaaacaatgcttTTTTAATCTTTGCTTTATTATCATGCAGGATCAAAGTAAAAGGTTTGCCAGAATGTTTATACAAAGACCCTACCTAATAGGAAACTTCCCTAAATGccttaaaaatcagaatttcctATGACTTTGCAGCTTGTTGTAAATGGTGGTGTTTCCAGCATCATTCTTTGTACTGTCATAATAACTGCCTTCCTGATTatctatttctgtttctattggCAAACTTAACATATCAGGGGAACAGTTCATGTAACCAAATTATAAATCTTCAGACCCTAGTGATCAGAGATTTACAGCCAGTGAGTCAGCAAGCAACACGTGTGGAAAGCCCGCTTGCTCTGCTCTATGTGTGTGTGAAGCATGGGAGAGGGTAGTCTATGGGTTTATGGGTCTTTAGACACAGTTAAAAAAGCAGAAGGAGGGCTATAAGGAGGGAGcagtacagagagagagagatttcaccTGAGAGTAAAAGAGATGAATGTAAATATGAACCATGGCCGAATCACTCTCCTTTATGAGGAGCTGAAGGAAGGTACTGGTAAAGGAAAGAATAATGGggctgaaaaataacaaaatgtgtaTGACATCTCTCCACccatataaatgtatattgccTTAGTAGTATGTTCtggtttcaaaataagaaaatgtagatTAGTGTTAACCTGGGTCTTGTGTTAATAAGATCAAGGTGATGTGGAATTCCACCTCACCCTTCCATTTAGCTTTTGTGTTTCACAGCCATAGATCCAGACTCTACCTACTAAACTTTAACCGGTTCTCTTGCCGAAGTGGATCACTCTTCACAGTTGTGAAAGTATGAGGATGGTTCCACGTGAATTCATCCCCACCCCTGAGAAAACAAGTTGGAGTGCATGTGCTGAGTGACAATGCTGAAGTCAGCAGCATCTTCTTTTGTTAATAAGAGGAATCAGAGAAGGGAATTTACACCATTTAAATGTGTAATTTCTCCATGGAAACAGCATCTGCTAAAAACTTGCATTGTGATGGGACTATAAGTTAAGGTCCTCGTTAGTTGTGTCTTATAACTTGTTTTCTAAGAATTGATCAGTGCCTTAGTCTCTTAAAGTCTCATGTTCCCAAAATATATCTAGTTATTGTTAGTTTCACATTGAGTAAAAAGGTCTTGATAAACTCAGATTCCAGCCAAAATGACCTCCCAATTTTTCCTTGTGCATAGGCTATGTTTTACTGCCTCCTTGCCCTTGAACACTGTTCCATCTGCCTGGGAAGGTTTCCACTATTGCCGCCTGTTCAGATCCTCAAGAACCATCTCAGGGGGGCCTGGATGGTTTGGTgggatcccagagtccagggactGAACACCACATCATGCTCCCCGCTCTGcaaagagcctgtttctccctctctctctgccggccactcaccctgcttgtgtgtgtgtgcactctctgtctctctttctttgccaaataaataaataaaaacctttaaaaaaaaaaaaagaagaagaactatCTCAAACACCCCTGATTTTATAAGTCAAAATCTATTTTCCTTACTCTCTGCTATTTTATCTCTATCCTTCTTATAGCCCTTCACTTTCTCTCATGTGTGATGGAGAAAAAGACATTAAGTTAGTGTTGGCAGGTTTCCCATTCTCCTTGCCCTCTAAATATGATAGTCTCTTTGGATGCATGGGTCTCTACTTATCCAGTAAAATTCAGTTACTTCTATGGAGATTCTTGGTATGCCAGATCAGTTTCTGGGCTTTTACTATGCAGAACAGTTGTAATTGGCAGAAAGAGTTGAAAAATTGCAAGGAACAATGATAGTGCAATTAAGTAACATTGGAAATGGAAGCAAGAGCTTCTTACAAAGAAGCAAACAAGTGATATAGtatggaaaaggggaaaaaagaggaaaaacttgCAGGGGATTCATTTCAGACTGAATTTTATAGTTGAGAATGAGGAGATATTAGAGAGTTTTCTGGGTAGTTGTAGTGTGTAAGAGATATTGAACATGAAAGTAACATGAAAAGCTGATCTTAAATGTTGCTGGGCATTACAAATTGGCTTCCTCTTGATGTTTTTCAAAGGACAATAGTAAATCCTTAAATATTCAAACTTATAAAATTGTTTAGTTGCTATACTGTTTCTTAGGATACAATTACATGCTGAACCACGTGgacttttatttgatttttacttgCTCAATTATAATTTGTATACAAGTCCTAATTCCTGTTTTAATCTGTTAGAAGGCAGGGGCCTGTCATCCACTTTTGACTTTTTTGATACCTTTCACAgagcaaatgctcaataaatatttgtttagtgACTAATAGATACTTAAGACCTGAAATGATATCAGCTAAAAAGCatcctttatattaaaaaaaaaaaaaaataaaactatggttAGGAAAGAATGTGTTCTCACTTTTCTACCAGTCTGAAATATTTTACCTTCAAGATGAATGGAAGAAAGTGGTTTCATGCAATATATTCTTGAAAAACATAACCCTCCCTTTATAAAATGCCTCATTATATTCATTCTAGCAGCACTTCATCATATACTAATGTATATGCTTCTCTAATTGATTCATTCTAATCTTCTATCTTGGAAATTTGGGAATCAGAGTAAACAGAAGAAGGAAAGTCAGCTAAGTATATACATCCAGCAAGCTTCCTCCATCTCTTATTATTTGGTAAAGAACAACTTTTAAGCATGTCTTCATAATGTTTGGAAACTGATAAATGATCACAAAGAGTTCC encodes the following:
- the TEX13B gene encoding LOW QUALITY PROTEIN: testis-expressed protein 13B (The sequence of the model RefSeq protein was modified relative to this genomic sequence to represent the inferred CDS: inserted 1 base in 1 codon), giving the protein MALKPDDASSGFQHNNVVAFINEKMGGHTKGPEFYLENIALSWEAVENKLRDILDDNAVPSEAKDACAWSSLALGMRFACRQSQLHGCRVHWLQNFTKLHKSAAQALASDLKEHTAQQEMERREAAFRLRQTQANLAEMQKERDLLRWKLLRAELESPRKQEWVQVAEESDLATASGAETERAHKEEEEAGAAAASATVAGTTGRGRRRQKDVEGTEATKKLGRGFVQPPGAXGAEKLHLWWAEGGRSQVSGNNHVLFPWNPPACIQSLTLTPSCPAPCFIHILLLMPLIPLPTCAHTIPTSSNMHSKSSISDISQQEAL